A genomic stretch from Dissulfurispira thermophila includes:
- a CDS encoding 3-methyl-2-oxobutanoate dehydrogenase subunit VorB produces the protein MKKILMRGNEAIAEAAIQAECRFYAGYPITPQNEIPEYMSWRMLEIGGTFIQAESELSAINMVFGASACGARAMTSSSSPGISLKQEGISFLAGAELPAVIVNMQRGGPGLGNISASQADYFQAVKGGGHGDYKLLVYAPYNLQEFWDLTMLAFDKADEYRNPVMLLGDAILGQMMEPFVPTPYIKPKLPEKTWALTGCKGRKPNVIKSLFMGEGELEQRNYMLQAKYEKMKNAEVRFQTYNTDDAELIVVAFGIAARIAMAAVRRLRNEGHKVGLFRPITLFPFPERQISDMADKNKRFIAVELNSGQMVEDVKLAINGKADVLFYGRPGGAIITPEELYENLINLT, from the coding sequence ATGAAAAAAATACTAATGCGGGGCAATGAAGCCATTGCAGAGGCTGCAATACAGGCTGAATGTAGATTTTATGCTGGTTATCCGATAACACCTCAGAATGAAATCCCTGAGTATATGTCATGGCGCATGTTAGAGATAGGCGGCACTTTTATACAAGCAGAGAGCGAGCTGTCAGCAATCAATATGGTGTTCGGTGCCTCTGCATGTGGTGCAAGGGCAATGACATCATCAAGTAGTCCTGGGATAAGTCTTAAACAAGAAGGCATATCATTCCTTGCTGGTGCGGAACTGCCGGCAGTTATTGTAAATATGCAAAGAGGTGGACCTGGCCTTGGTAATATCTCGGCAAGTCAGGCAGACTATTTTCAGGCAGTAAAAGGAGGCGGACACGGAGATTACAAGCTCTTGGTATATGCACCATACAATCTGCAAGAATTCTGGGATTTGACAATGTTAGCCTTTGACAAGGCAGATGAATACAGAAATCCCGTGATGTTGCTCGGAGATGCGATACTCGGACAGATGATGGAACCATTTGTTCCAACACCATATATAAAACCTAAACTCCCTGAAAAGACATGGGCACTTACAGGATGTAAAGGCAGAAAACCAAATGTCATAAAATCCCTTTTCATGGGAGAGGGGGAACTGGAGCAGAGAAATTATATGCTTCAGGCTAAATATGAGAAAATGAAAAATGCAGAAGTAAGATTTCAGACATACAACACAGATGATGCTGAATTGATTGTAGTTGCCTTTGGTATTGCAGCTCGTATTGCAATGGCTGCTGTAAGAAGGTTGAGAAACGAAGGACATAAGGTCGGATTATTTAGACCCATAACCTTGTTCCCATTTCCTGAAAGACAGATAAGTGACATGGCGGATAAAAATAAGAGATTTATTGCTGTGGAATTAAACTCTGGTCAGATGGTTGAAGATGTGAAATTGGCTATAAATGGAAAAGCTGATGTGCTCTTTTATGGTAGGCCAGGTGGAGCAATTATCACACCCGAAGAACTATACGAAAACCTTATTAATTTAACATAA